The following are encoded together in the Poseidonibacter lekithochrous genome:
- a CDS encoding response regulator transcription factor, whose product MKILLLEDETSLNEHISKYLTLKGNDVESFDDGLELLDCTNLYEYDFFIFDINVPNVIGLEILEFLRDKSIDVPVIMISALVDIEDVKKAYKLGCSDYLKKPFELAELELRMESILNQFHFTKIVELGEGYSYDLHIKQLFCNKEAVVLSKKQNEILYILIKNRGKVLSFSTISDYIYEDKMKDFHTISSHVRDIRKKIDVDLIKNVRGVGYLLK is encoded by the coding sequence ATGAAAATTTTATTACTAGAAGATGAAACATCTTTAAATGAACACATTTCTAAATATCTTACATTAAAAGGCAATGATGTTGAATCTTTTGATGATGGTTTAGAATTATTAGATTGTACAAATTTATATGAATATGATTTTTTTATTTTTGATATTAATGTTCCTAATGTAATTGGTTTGGAAATATTGGAATTTTTAAGAGATAAAAGTATTGATGTGCCAGTTATTATGATTAGTGCATTAGTTGATATTGAGGATGTAAAAAAAGCATATAAATTAGGTTGTAGTGATTACTTGAAAAAACCATTTGAACTAGCAGAATTAGAGTTAAGAATGGAGTCAATATTAAATCAGTTCCATTTTACAAAAATTGTGGAACTAGGAGAAGGATACTCTTATGATTTACATATAAAACAACTATTTTGTAATAAAGAAGCTGTAGTTTTATCAAAAAAACAGAATGAAATTTTATATATTCTAATTAAAAATAGAGGTAAAGTCCTCTCTTTTTCAACTATTTCAGATTATATCTATGAAGATAAAATGAAAGACTTTCATACAATTTCTTCTCATGTTAGAGATATACGAAAAAAAATTGATGTAGACCTAATTAAAAACGTTAGAGGAGTTGGGTATTTATTGAAGTAA
- a CDS encoding WecB/TagA/CpsF family glycosyltransferase: MQTKLLNYIKLDSFYIVTKRVFEIFISLFVLVLGMVFYMIFFFRKIFSNKEIYTKKQFFLDEHNQINLSFFNTNNIFIKSMPLYYFVLISKISLVGVALVKYNENIKYKVNHKPGIFSLWFIRANSKIANINISSCNKEYISKRSFFSDVSILCKGMISLLYFSKTNKISKTIAIFDISFNNLAMNEILEIIKNSIHKKDKKSISFINADCLNKTFSNNEYKQTLTKADLVLPDGSGINIACNILKQKLKENVNGTDMLPHICSLSQTNSFKIFLLGAKDGVALKAKEKLLEKYPNLQIVGTAHGYINHELEQTELINRINSTGADILLVAMGAPMQEIFIEKYKKQLNSNVIIGVGGLFDFYSSNIKRAPMYLRETGFEWVYRMIQEPKRMWKRYILGNPLFIYRVLRYKKQLQNDSLIDNYLNTYDKPKKLNLQKVIWKLAIVSRNFLKRSIDVIASFILMILFLPLFLIVAIIIKLTSKGDVFFVQDRVGLNGKIFKMFKFRSMVVDAEELKEKLKDQNQSKDGVIFKMKDDPRITKIGKFIRKTSIDELPQLANVFLGNMSLVGPRPPVIDEVKLYNMDDKKRLDAKPGITCIWQVSGRSSIPFKEQVQMDKEYIKTQSLLKDIVLLLKTIPAVLFQKGSY; the protein is encoded by the coding sequence ATGCAAACAAAATTATTGAATTATATAAAACTAGATAGTTTTTATATTGTAACAAAACGTGTTTTTGAAATTTTTATTTCACTTTTTGTATTAGTTTTAGGAATGGTTTTTTATATGATTTTCTTCTTTCGAAAGATTTTTTCTAATAAAGAAATTTATACTAAAAAACAATTCTTTTTAGATGAGCATAATCAAATAAATCTTAGTTTTTTTAATACGAATAATATTTTTATTAAAAGTATGCCTTTATACTATTTTGTTTTAATTTCTAAAATATCATTAGTTGGGGTAGCTTTAGTTAAATATAATGAGAATATTAAATATAAAGTTAATCATAAACCCGGAATCTTTAGTTTATGGTTTATACGAGCTAATTCTAAAATAGCGAATATTAATATCAGCTCTTGCAATAAAGAGTATATATCTAAACGCTCTTTTTTTAGTGATGTATCTATTTTATGTAAGGGTATGATTAGTTTATTGTATTTTTCAAAAACTAATAAAATCTCAAAAACTATTGCTATCTTTGATATTAGTTTTAATAATTTAGCAATGAATGAAATATTAGAAATTATAAAAAATAGTATTCATAAAAAAGATAAAAAAAGTATATCTTTTATTAATGCTGATTGTTTAAATAAAACATTCTCTAATAATGAATATAAACAAACACTTACAAAAGCAGATTTAGTACTACCTGATGGCAGTGGAATAAATATAGCTTGCAATATTTTAAAACAGAAACTCAAAGAGAATGTAAATGGGACAGATATGCTTCCTCATATTTGTTCATTAAGCCAAACAAACTCTTTTAAGATATTTCTTCTTGGTGCAAAAGATGGAGTGGCTTTAAAAGCAAAAGAAAAACTATTAGAAAAGTATCCAAACTTACAAATAGTAGGAACAGCTCACGGTTATATTAATCACGAACTAGAGCAAACAGAGTTAATTAATAGAATCAATAGTACTGGGGCTGATATTTTGCTTGTGGCTATGGGAGCACCTATGCAAGAGATTTTTATTGAAAAATATAAAAAGCAATTGAACTCTAATGTAATTATAGGAGTTGGAGGTTTATTTGATTTTTATTCTTCTAATATTAAAAGAGCTCCAATGTATTTGCGAGAAACAGGTTTTGAGTGGGTTTATAGAATGATACAAGAACCTAAAAGAATGTGGAAAAGATATATTCTTGGTAATCCTTTATTTATATATAGAGTTCTTAGATATAAAAAACAATTACAAAATGATAGTTTAATTGATAATTATCTTAATACTTATGATAAACCAAAGAAATTAAATCTACAAAAAGTTATTTGGAAACTAGCTATTGTTTCAAGAAATTTTCTAAAAAGGTCAATAGATGTTATTGCTTCATTTATTTTAATGATACTTTTTTTACCGCTTTTTTTAATTGTTGCAATAATTATAAAACTTACGAGTAAAGGGGATGTATTTTTTGTTCAAGATAGAGTAGGTTTAAATGGAAAGATATTTAAAATGTTTAAATTTAGATCTATGGTAGTTGATGCAGAAGAGTTAAAAGAAAAATTAAAAGATCAAAATCAATCTAAAGATGGAGTTATTTTTAAAATGAAAGATGATCCAAGAATTACTAAAATAGGTAAATTTATTAGAAAAACAAGTATTGATGAATTACCTCAATTAGCAAATGTATTCTTAGGCAATATGAGTTTAGTAGGTCCTAGACCACCTGTAATTGATGAGGTTAAGTTATACAACATGGATGATAAAAAAAGATTAGATGCCAAACCTGGAATTACGTGTATTTGGCAGGTTTCAGGAAGAAGTAGTATTCCTTTTAAAGAACAGGTTCAAATGGATAAAGAGTATATAAAAACACAATCTTTACTAAAAGATATAGTTTTATTACTAAAAACAATTCCAGCTGTTTTATTCCAAAAGGGTTCTTATTAG
- a CDS encoding hybrid sensor histidine kinase/response regulator, translating into MNTNNKTILVVDDTTENLNILKNILEKDDFDVFLSKDGEKAIKIAEEILPDLILLDILMPNIDGYETCKRLKKSEKTKDIPIIFLSALTSPNDKVKAFDVGGVDYIPKPFHEQEVLVRVKSHLQTSMIISSLNNLVEKSFHEIYTPLSVMSTGLEMQVLEHGNTNYLKSIKSAMRLLNIFSDDMYYSIKKEVTQFEAQWIELEPFMKEQMNYLTPIALNNEMDFELESNVDNPMIFISEIELKRVVLNILSNALKYGYKNSIINIKIDMKDEGFISFAISNRGKILSNPDKIFEKLYQEDSESTGFGIGLEIVALICKKNDIKIDVTSINNKTKFKFTYKEKK; encoded by the coding sequence ATGAATACAAATAATAAAACAATATTAGTTGTTGATGATACAACTGAAAATTTAAATATTCTAAAAAATATTTTAGAAAAAGATGATTTTGATGTATTTCTTTCTAAAGATGGAGAGAAAGCAATAAAAATTGCTGAAGAAATTCTACCAGATTTAATTTTATTAGATATTTTAATGCCAAATATTGATGGTTATGAAACCTGTAAGAGGTTAAAAAAGAGTGAAAAAACAAAAGATATTCCTATCATTTTTTTATCTGCATTAACAAGTCCTAATGATAAAGTAAAAGCTTTTGACGTTGGGGGTGTAGATTACATTCCTAAACCTTTCCATGAACAAGAAGTTCTTGTAAGGGTTAAATCTCATCTTCAAACAAGTATGATTATCTCTTCTTTAAATAACTTAGTTGAAAAATCATTTCATGAAATATATACACCTTTGAGTGTAATGTCTACAGGTTTAGAAATGCAGGTTTTGGAGCATGGAAATACTAATTATCTAAAAAGTATAAAATCTGCAATGAGATTACTTAATATATTTTCTGATGATATGTATTATTCTATTAAAAAAGAAGTAACACAATTTGAAGCTCAATGGATTGAATTAGAACCTTTTATGAAAGAGCAAATGAACTATTTAACACCAATTGCTTTGAATAATGAAATGGATTTTGAATTAGAATCTAATGTTGATAATCCAATGATTTTTATTAGTGAGATTGAACTAAAAAGAGTTGTGTTAAATATTTTATCAAATGCATTAAAATATGGGTATAAAAACTCAATCATAAATATTAAAATTGATATGAAAGATGAAGGTTTTATATCTTTTGCAATAAGTAATAGAGGAAAGATTCTAAGTAACCCAGATAAAATATTTGAAAAACTATATCAAGAAGATAGTGAATCTACAGGCTTTGGAATAGGTCTTGAAATTGTTGCTTTAATTTGTAAAAAGAATGATATTAAAATAGATGTAACTTCAATAAATAACAAGACAAAATTTAAATTTACATATAAAGAGAAAAAATGA
- a CDS encoding glycosyltransferase family 4 protein — protein MKKIFVSALAFDDGKSGISNYIENTIYNLAQDNKVSVALLEKDMDNFKRKHKNIHFILFPNILKSSILNLIFHMFFLPFYVNKDYDFMFLPAANRRLMAFYPIFTIATFHDLSQFNVSNKYDFFRMFYIKHIIPIFLKPIKKIIAVSNNTKLDMEKHFNIDSQRIIVNYNGVDKELFHSPKGDFEKIKEKLSLNKKYFLYVSRLEHPGKNHLNLIKAYEALPLEIKDEYDLVLVGNQKENSHVIIDHIQNSKDKESIKILGFLENEELPSIFYNAKLFIFPSYYEGFGIPLIEAMAMKVPTLCASNSSLLEIGKDVSAFFDEYSPLSIKNCIEEVLSDESKQEEMVAKGLVEVKKYDWSYHANKIIELYKTR, from the coding sequence ATGAAAAAGATATTTGTTAGTGCCTTAGCCTTTGATGATGGGAAATCTGGCATCTCAAACTATATTGAAAATACTATATATAATCTTGCACAAGATAATAAGGTTTCTGTAGCTTTATTAGAAAAAGATATGGATAACTTTAAAAGAAAACATAAAAATATTCATTTTATTTTATTTCCTAATATTCTTAAATCAAGTATTTTAAATTTGATATTTCATATGTTCTTTTTACCTTTTTATGTAAATAAAGATTATGATTTTATGTTTTTACCTGCTGCAAATAGAAGATTAATGGCTTTTTATCCTATTTTTACAATTGCTACATTTCATGATTTATCTCAATTTAATGTATCAAATAAATATGACTTTTTTAGAATGTTTTATATAAAACATATTATTCCAATTTTTTTAAAACCAATCAAAAAAATAATTGCTGTTAGTAATAATACAAAACTTGATATGGAAAAACATTTTAATATAGATTCTCAAAGAATTATTGTTAATTACAATGGGGTTGATAAAGAATTATTTCATAGTCCCAAAGGTGATTTTGAAAAAATAAAAGAAAAACTCTCTTTAAATAAAAAATACTTTTTATATGTATCAAGGTTAGAGCACCCAGGAAAGAATCATCTTAATCTTATTAAAGCTTATGAGGCTTTACCTCTTGAAATAAAAGATGAATATGATTTGGTATTAGTTGGGAATCAAAAAGAAAACTCCCATGTGATTATAGATCATATACAAAACTCAAAAGATAAAGAATCAATTAAAATTCTAGGCTTTTTAGAAAATGAAGAATTACCTTCTATTTTTTATAATGCAAAACTATTTATATTCCCTTCTTATTATGAAGGTTTTGGAATTCCTTTGATTGAAGCAATGGCAATGAAAGTACCAACGTTATGTGCTTCTAATTCATCTTTATTAGAAATAGGAAAAGATGTATCTGCTTTCTTTGATGAATATAGTCCTTTGAGTATAAAAAATTGTATTGAAGAAGTTTTAAGTGATGAAAGTAAACAAGAAGAAATGGTTGCTAAAGGTTTAGTAGAAGTAAAAAAATATGATTGGAGTTATCATGCAAACAAAATTATTGAATTATATAAAACTAGATAG
- a CDS encoding sensor histidine kinase: MDYSNLTKKELITIIEQSRKKESDKHRDLFLSNISHDVRTLLNAIYGNAQILDNDNTLSMDNKKSVKKIINATSHMIDLINNIITLSKNSGNDKIILSQFNLKELLLNIYSIFKNLASSKGLDFELNTNINKEYILKSDKNKLFYILLNLVGNAVKFTNRGFVSINCNISENKDSIIFEIKDSGSGINESDIINLSNEYVRGENSKDIDGFGLGLGIVNKNLTLLESELNISSKLNKGSEFSFSIKCQKNTKTFVSTQEDIFEIQEIKSIKDSDSLIPIIYSCRKENISILDTYFSTRNIKYKEINNIDKLKGIELNDINNMIFIDIDNINSEEINYLAKLKDENKDISIIALTSLVMARDLANINKISTTYIVEPYSFIDIDQVLIMFSSSEYDFVKKEPTDTSFNIKIEEELKNSLVLESNLGNYKVCNKLIGQIVDNKTKEYLLDYLEEYEFDKIVDILSEKKSEI, from the coding sequence ATGGATTATTCAAACTTAACAAAAAAAGAATTAATAACTATTATTGAACAGAGCAGAAAAAAGGAATCAGATAAACATAGAGACCTTTTTTTATCTAATATTTCCCATGATGTAAGAACATTACTGAATGCAATTTATGGGAATGCTCAAATTTTAGATAATGACAATACATTAAGTATGGATAATAAAAAAAGCGTTAAAAAAATCATTAATGCTACTTCTCATATGATCGATCTAATTAACAATATTATTACATTAAGCAAAAACAGTGGAAATGATAAGATCATACTCTCACAATTTAATTTAAAAGAACTATTATTAAACATATATTCTATTTTCAAAAATCTTGCCTCATCAAAAGGTTTGGACTTTGAATTAAATACAAATATTAATAAAGAATATATATTAAAAAGTGATAAAAATAAACTCTTTTATATTTTATTAAATCTAGTTGGAAATGCAGTAAAGTTCACAAATAGGGGATTTGTATCTATAAATTGTAATATTTCTGAAAACAAAGATTCTATTATCTTTGAGATTAAAGACTCAGGTTCAGGTATTAATGAGTCAGATATTATAAATTTGAGTAATGAGTATGTTAGAGGTGAAAATAGTAAAGATATTGACGGTTTTGGATTGGGTTTAGGAATTGTAAATAAGAACTTAACTCTTCTAGAGAGTGAACTTAATATTAGCTCGAAACTTAATAAAGGTAGTGAATTTTCATTTTCTATTAAATGCCAAAAAAATACTAAAACTTTTGTTTCTACTCAAGAGGATATTTTTGAAATACAAGAAATTAAATCTATTAAAGATTCAGATAGTTTAATCCCTATTATTTATTCATGTAGAAAAGAAAATATATCAATATTGGATACTTACTTTTCCACAAGAAATATAAAATATAAAGAGATTAATAATATAGATAAATTAAAAGGAATTGAGCTTAATGATATTAACAATATGATTTTTATTGATATTGATAATATAAATTCTGAAGAAATAAATTATTTAGCTAAGTTAAAAGATGAAAATAAAGATATTTCTATTATTGCTTTAACCTCACTTGTAATGGCTAGGGATTTAGCAAATATAAATAAAATTTCAACTACTTATATAGTAGAACCATATAGTTTTATAGATATTGATCAGGTACTAATTATGTTTAGTTCTAGTGAGTATGATTTTGTTAAAAAAGAACCTACGGATACATCTTTTAATATAAAAATAGAAGAGGAATTAAAAAATAGTTTAGTATTAGAATCTAATTTAGGAAACTATAAAGTATGTAATAAACTTATAGGGCAAATAGTTGATAATAAAACAAAAGAGTACCTTTTAGATTATTTAGAAGAGTATGAATTTGATAAGATCGTAGATATTCTAAGTGAAAAAAAGAGTGAAATATGA
- a CDS encoding STAS domain-containing protein, translating to MLEAKYENKGNVLVVSLKGELMLEDVSDLKREFFEYESSYKYFLFDFKEVTMIDSSGLGYIVFCLKKLREKDGDVKIHNLLDQAKLIFEITRVNSIIDIYENENDAINSFKLMENDNESYNQNINEIIA from the coding sequence ATGTTAGAGGCAAAATATGAAAACAAAGGTAATGTTTTAGTTGTTAGTCTAAAAGGTGAGCTTATGCTTGAAGATGTAAGTGATTTAAAAAGAGAATTTTTTGAATATGAATCATCATATAAATATTTCTTATTTGATTTTAAAGAAGTAACAATGATTGACTCTTCTGGACTTGGTTATATTGTTTTTTGTTTGAAAAAATTAAGAGAAAAAGATGGGGATGTAAAAATTCATAACTTATTAGATCAAGCAAAACTGATTTTTGAAATAACAAGAGTTAATTCAATTATAGATATTTATGAAAATGAAAATGATGCTATTAATAGTTTTAAACTAATGGAGAATGACAATGAAAGCTATAATCAAAATATCAACGAAATTATCGCCTAG
- a CDS encoding FecR family protein, producing the protein MKYLLLFLLFLSSSFANIAKVSAVVGDARIERANKNIVVKIGISLLEKDIIHTAKNAKVQLIFKDDTIVTLGKNSALNIDTYLYDIKNPKNSKTNLNFFKGAFKTITGKIGKINREKFKLKTKSASIGIRGTIILGNQEVIACTQGGISVESIGTGTKVEVNANELTTVQENGDLSAPEEYTQDSINKLSSELEPEEETSTNSQEESDNTESNTSNSSEESEQTEESDEIEETEQEENSTVQENSEDTETSTQEDTASIDDQENSNESTESLENDSSLDNSSSNVSSNDVGDLSTSSVSEQTSDITETAQDIVDDSSENEIEQPRVSLSFVGKSLGAYVENSDSSTRDANSFNFQDNTNASGEIGVFRATRVDNKITIDERFSRLSYDSDNTFVKKDIKRTFSSLGTPSKGGYTGHSDLTSSTDAIPFSYTSNASTISGNYKIEVDNMGEVFILYYDGNPFNVSSGGSAEYNELIVFGKNGLLSEQDKTKIYVYKDFINMSFQKDSAGKYTESSLDKNTDAGFEYFNAKLKSLTHLNKDFHKSGAEEFIVGKNNSVKSYRNKYNFNYKNSSLNLSSYISANTNGSIKLLGTDIQAINYYITSSESKKDFSSSVTTSNTTRTNGASFLLKDKISDAKTSGTLTHSGFINSNAFGRDSSNTTLIKSSNNLTLTISRGKGDISGSATIDTQTSPENKITMTFNGKITNNTSYYINDDIFGVMADTSNSNYKVEDNEYNLDSNTGYLIAVPDGAFIDNEFKLFDSDDNPLTSDDDSSWGYWTAKFSKSSLNSNEYFVSPFSTWVSGIQTSTSIMDDVLDATSNTRYSFEGAVIGTVLNASSGNLESIITDGSAVNSVKMNFDLGGGSNSLTSSTMNFSSANTQWNMNVNSTEISNTGFSGSLSGTNITGSLEGKFYGSGSIKSVGGSFNSSLDASGSAENGVSTIHKAQGVFKAVKK; encoded by the coding sequence ATGAAATATTTATTATTATTTTTATTATTTTTATCTTCGTCTTTTGCAAATATAGCAAAAGTTTCTGCTGTTGTTGGTGATGCTAGAATTGAGCGTGCAAATAAAAATATTGTAGTGAAAATTGGAATTTCCTTATTAGAAAAAGATATTATTCACACTGCAAAAAATGCAAAAGTTCAATTAATATTTAAAGATGATACTATTGTTACTCTTGGTAAAAACTCTGCTTTAAATATTGATACATACTTATATGATATAAAAAATCCTAAAAATTCAAAAACTAATCTGAACTTTTTTAAAGGTGCATTCAAAACAATCACTGGAAAAATTGGAAAAATTAATAGAGAAAAATTCAAGTTAAAAACTAAAAGTGCATCTATTGGAATTAGAGGTACAATTATCCTTGGAAATCAAGAAGTTATTGCTTGTACACAAGGTGGAATTAGTGTTGAGTCTATTGGAACAGGAACAAAAGTAGAAGTTAATGCAAATGAATTAACAACTGTACAAGAAAATGGTGACTTATCCGCACCTGAAGAATATACACAAGATAGTATAAATAAATTGTCATCAGAACTAGAACCAGAAGAAGAAACTTCTACTAACTCTCAAGAGGAAAGTGATAATACAGAATCTAATACTTCAAATAGTTCTGAAGAATCAGAACAAACAGAAGAATCTGACGAGATAGAGGAGACAGAACAAGAAGAGAATAGCACTGTTCAAGAAAATAGTGAAGATACAGAGACAAGTACACAAGAAGATACAGCTTCAATAGATGATCAAGAAAATAGTAACGAAAGTACGGAATCTCTTGAAAATGATAGTTCTTTAGATAATAGTTCTTCAAATGTAAGTAGTAATGATGTAGGTGATTTATCAACATCAAGTGTTAGTGAACAAACTTCGGATATTACAGAAACAGCACAAGATATAGTTGATGATAGTTCTGAGAATGAAATAGAACAACCAAGAGTAAGTTTATCTTTTGTCGGTAAATCTTTAGGAGCTTATGTTGAAAATAGTGATTCTTCAACAAGAGATGCTAATAGTTTTAATTTCCAAGATAATACTAATGCCTCAGGAGAGATAGGTGTTTTTAGAGCTACAAGAGTAGATAATAAAATTACAATAGATGAGCGTTTTTCAAGATTGTCTTATGATTCAGATAATACTTTTGTAAAAAAAGATATTAAAAGAACATTCTCTTCCTTAGGAACTCCTTCGAAAGGTGGATATACTGGACATTCTGATCTTACTAGTAGTACGGATGCTATACCTTTTTCTTATACCTCAAATGCTTCGACAATAAGTGGAAACTATAAAATAGAAGTAGATAATATGGGAGAAGTTTTTATTCTATATTATGATGGAAATCCTTTTAATGTATCTAGCGGAGGAAGTGCTGAATATAATGAGTTAATTGTCTTTGGAAAAAATGGTCTATTGTCTGAGCAAGATAAAACAAAAATATATGTTTACAAAGATTTTATTAATATGAGTTTTCAAAAAGACTCTGCTGGCAAATATACTGAATCAAGTCTTGATAAAAATACTGATGCTGGTTTTGAATATTTTAATGCAAAATTAAAATCATTGACACATTTAAATAAAGATTTTCATAAATCAGGGGCAGAAGAATTTATTGTAGGAAAAAATAATAGTGTTAAGTCTTATCGAAATAAATATAATTTTAATTACAAGAATAGTTCATTGAATTTAAGTTCTTATATATCTGCTAATACAAATGGAAGTATTAAACTTTTAGGTACAGATATTCAAGCTATTAATTACTATATAACTTCAAGTGAAAGTAAAAAAGATTTTTCTTCTTCTGTAACCACATCTAATACTACAAGAACAAATGGTGCATCATTTTTATTAAAAGATAAAATTAGTGACGCTAAAACTAGTGGAACACTCACTCACAGCGGATTTATAAACTCAAATGCTTTTGGACGTGATAGTTCAAATACAACTTTAATAAAATCAAGTAATAATTTGACGCTAACAATAAGTAGAGGAAAAGGTGATATTTCGGGTAGTGCAACAATAGATACTCAAACAAGTCCTGAAAATAAAATTACAATGACTTTTAATGGTAAGATAACTAATAATACATCATATTATATCAATGATGATATCTTTGGAGTAATGGCAGATACAAGTAATTCTAATTATAAAGTGGAAGATAATGAATATAATTTAGATAGTAATACTGGATATTTAATTGCTGTTCCAGATGGTGCTTTTATTGATAATGAGTTTAAACTTTTTGACTCTGATGATAATCCATTAACAAGTGATGATGATAGTTCATGGGGATATTGGACAGCAAAGTTTAGTAAAAGTAGTTTAAATAGTAATGAATATTTTGTCTCACCATTCTCAACATGGGTTTCAGGAATTCAAACATCAACATCTATTATGGATGATGTATTAGATGCTACTTCTAATACAAGATACTCTTTTGAAGGAGCAGTTATTGGAACGGTGTTAAATGCTAGTAGTGGAAATTTAGAATCAATTATAACTGATGGTTCAGCTGTAAATAGTGTAAAAATGAATTTTGATTTAGGTGGAGGTTCTAATTCCCTAACAAGTAGTACTATGAATTTTTCAAGTGCAAATACTCAATGGAATATGAATGTTAATAGTACAGAAATAAGTAACACAGGTTTTAGTGGTTCTTTAAGTGGTACAAATATTACAGGTTCATTAGAAGGTAAATTTTATGGAAGTGGCAGTATAAAAAGTGTTGGGGGAAGTTTTAACTCTTCTTTAGATGCTTCTGGTTCTGCTGAAAATGGTGTATCAACAATACATAAAGCACAAGGTGTATTTAAGGCAGTTAAGAAATGA
- a CDS encoding tetratricopeptide repeat protein codes for MRKFTVLFCLIGLISLSLNANEINKNKVYVSGSKNLYNKALNNFRAKNYEKSYLQFNTLFYNNMQDILINFYLGRSAYELGKYEFALSAYDRILIAEPNNSRARLEMAQTYFKMKLYTQSLSEFNEVLKNEKVPVKVKKIVNAKIEYIKSIQKKSFLKATLITGILYDSNLNSTPATGSFNIYNPTVDSTVLVTNNDKEESTSIYQVVGQLNHTYKYSDNFILNSSVTALLMKYSDHKEKDIHALSLSTSPTYLYKDYKIALPLLFDKVNLGHESYQNNVYLNPNYTRALNDKMLYSTGLKAGRVTFVREKERDVNLLEWQNSLKYLTNKFGLFTIGLNLGKEYKLRNQRTDVEHKYFNTYINNSYEIIEDYLLQTAISYKQLDYDDTDVNFQTKRKDKKSDFSMSILKPINNQSLINIGANYTKKDSNHISSEYDKYTIKANLIWNLNLK; via the coding sequence ATGAGAAAATTTACAGTTCTATTTTGTTTGATTGGTTTAATTTCATTATCTTTAAATGCTAATGAAATTAATAAAAATAAAGTTTATGTTTCTGGTTCAAAAAATTTATATAATAAAGCATTAAATAATTTTAGAGCTAAAAATTATGAAAAATCATATTTACAGTTCAATACACTTTTTTATAATAACATGCAGGATATCTTGATAAATTTCTATTTAGGTAGAAGTGCTTATGAATTAGGTAAATATGAATTTGCTTTAAGTGCCTATGATAGAATTTTAATAGCAGAACCAAATAATTCAAGAGCTAGGTTAGAAATGGCTCAAACTTATTTTAAGATGAAATTATATACTCAATCTTTAAGTGAATTTAATGAAGTTCTGAAAAATGAAAAGGTTCCTGTAAAAGTAAAAAAAATAGTAAATGCAAAAATTGAATATATTAAATCAATACAAAAAAAGAGTTTTTTAAAAGCTACACTTATTACGGGAATATTGTATGATTCAAATTTAAATTCAACACCTGCTACTGGATCTTTTAATATATATAATCCTACTGTTGATAGTACAGTTTTAGTTACTAATAATGATAAAGAAGAATCAACTTCAATATATCAAGTTGTTGGACAATTAAATCATACATATAAATATAGTGATAATTTTATTTTGAATAGTTCTGTTACTGCTCTTTTAATGAAATATAGTGATCATAAAGAGAAAGATATTCATGCTTTATCTTTAAGTACTTCTCCTACATATTTATATAAAGATTATAAAATTGCATTACCTCTTTTATTTGATAAGGTTAATTTAGGTCATGAATCTTATCAAAATAATGTATATTTAAATCCAAACTATACAAGAGCATTAAATGATAAAATGCTTTATTCTACGGGGCTTAAAGCAGGTAGAGTTACTTTTGTAAGAGAAAAAGAACGTGATGTTAATCTTCTTGAATGGCAAAACTCTTTAAAATATTTAACAAATAAATTTGGATTATTTACAATTGGTCTAAATTTAGGAAAAGAGTATAAGTTAAGAAATCAAAGAACAGATGTTGAACATAAATATTTCAATACTTATATAAATAATTCATATGAAATAATAGAAGATTATTTACTTCAGACAGCAATTAGTTATAAACAACTTGATTATGATGATACAGATGTTAACTTTCAAACAAAAAGAAAAGATAAAAAATCTGATTTTTCTATGTCGATACTTAAACCTATTAATAATCAATCTCTTATCAACATTGGAGCAAATTACACAAAAAAAGATTCAAATCATATCTCCTCAGAATATGATAAATATACAATAAAAGCCAATCTTATTTGGAATTTAAACTTAAAATAA